AACCATAGGGTAACATACACAATATCTGCAGCTCCAATGAGGGTTCCCTAAGCACCCTTTTGGAAGGgccccgagagccaaacactgatgcaacccttcctgccctccctctcatgatctgtctaaggtcatagaatcagaattgctgacatatggacatctagcctctctttaaaaacctccagtgaagaagatcccaccacctcctggggaagcctgttccactgaggaactgctctaactgtaagaaagttcttcctaatgtttagccagaacctcttttggtttaatttcaacccgttggttttggtccaaccttcaggggcaacacaaaacaactcagACAGCAACTGTATGATCAAAGTGCCAAactacatcaaaattcagagcaagagaccaataTAAGAAAACCCATTTGTGTAACTGAAAAGGTACAAAATAATATTATTGATCATTGGCATGGTCATTCATAATCCAAAAAGGTGTGGCAGTCCAAAGCACAGGTTTTTGCTAGTCCTTTTATTAGGTAGTGGCAAACATGATGTCTCACCATAACTAATGAATAGACTGAGGAGCTCCCTGCACTGTTTTTTTAGGCCAGTGGCATAAATCTGCATGTGGTTTGCGATTCGATCCCCACCTGCTGTTCAGGGCTATCATTTCCATCAGGAAAGCATTTCAAGAAGGAATTTAGACCCATCAACacctttgcctgccattcctttTGCACAATGGTTACTCTAGCAGGTCACCTGTTCATCCCATATACCTTTCATGTGACAATGTAATTTTCTTTTTGGCGCCAGAGTCCTAGTTCATGAAATCCGTATCTCACATTTATTCCATGGGAATTCAGGGTAGCTTGTATACTTCGCATATACTCCCTTTTTATTGTTGCAATAGTCCTGTGGGATAAATTAATCTGAAGAGAAtgcctggctcaaggtcatccagtgaccAACTCAagttggaatttgaacctgggtccaggTTCAACTACTACCTCTTGCTGGATCTAACCAAAATCTTTATATTCCCTGCACAAATGCATCCAGTTACAAGAGTCTTTCTTACCTGGTGTGTGTACAAATTCTATTCCTTGCACTATTGTTTTTAAATCAAGCAAATCCTTTATTTCCTACAGCTAATACAGAACAGAACAAATCTCACTGCCAACGCAATCTTCATTCTCATGGGATTCAGCGATCACCCAGAGCTTCAGACTCTTCTCTTCCTGGCTTTCCTCACAATCTTCATGCTTACTGTGGCTGGCAATCTCGTCATCGTTGTGCTTGTTGCCAGCGATGGGCATCTCCAcacccccatgtatttcttcctagGGAATTTGTCCTGCTTGGAGATTTGCTACACATCAACCATCCTACCCAGATTGTTCTTCAGTCTGCTGACTGGGGATAGAACTATTTCTCTTCATGGTTGCATTCTACAATATTTCTTCTTTGGTTCTTTAGCATCTACGGAATGTTACCTTCTGGCCGTGATGTCCTACGATCGATATTTAGCTATATGCAGACCATTGCGATACACATATCTTATGAATGGCAGGATTTGTTTCGGGCTTCTTGCCATCTCTTGGATGACCGGTGTGTTAAACGTCGGTGTAATAACATCACTTTTGTTCAAGCTATTATTTTGTGGCCCCAATGAAATTGAACATTTCTTTTGTGACTCAGCCCCTCTGTTCAAACTTTCCTGCAGCAGCACCCACTTAGTGGAACTTGTAACTTTCATTTTTGCCTCCATAAACACCTTGCCTCCATTTCTACTTACCCTGATCTCATACCTGTGTATCATCATCAACATTCTCCAAATGAAGACCAAGGCTTCCAGGCAGAAGGCCTTCTCCACTTGTTCCTCCCATCTCATCGTAGTGACACTTTTTTATGGGTCTCTGATTTGTGTCTATTTACTTCCGGAAACTAAAACTCTGAAGGAGCTTCATAAAACCTTCTCCCTTTTTTATACCGTCTTCACTCCCATGCTCAACCCTCTTATATACAGTCTGAGAAACAGAGAGATCAAGGCTGCCCTTGCTAGAACTGCCACTAAAATTGTCAATGTAGCTCATTGTCAATGTAACTCATAACTACAACTTCCACTAAAATTGTCAGTGTAACTCGTTCCTTATCTTTATGAAGGGTTATCTTTAGTAGTATTGGTAGTTGCaatggtagtagtagtagtagtagtagtagtaggctGTACAGATGCACAACAGTTCAATATTACTTAATGTTACAGTGTGCTTTAGAGTATCCTAATTCTGCCATGTATTGCATGATGTGATATATTTCTTACCATAGAGCCATGATTCAAGTGTTATCCATGTCTAAACCATGCAAGAACAGTGTCTACTTAATGCTGTTAAATGTCTCATATAAATATTGCATAATTATTATATACTATTTTGTTGGTGGGCAAGAGATGaataattataaaaaataatattaat
This genomic window from Euleptes europaea isolate rEulEur1 chromosome 18, rEulEur1.hap1, whole genome shotgun sequence contains:
- the LOC130490780 gene encoding olfactory receptor 1020-like, giving the protein MGSRTTISHIHPPTEIHFELIQNRTNLTANAIFILMGFSDHPELQTLLFLAFLTIFMLTVAGNLVIVVLVASDGHLHTPMYFFLGNLSCLEICYTSTILPRLFFSLLTGDRTISLHGCILQYFFFGSLASTECYLLAVMSYDRYLAICRPLRYTYLMNGRICFGLLAISWMTGVLNVGVITSLLFKLLFCGPNEIEHFFCDSAPLFKLSCSSTHLVELVTFIFASINTLPPFLLTLISYLCIIINILQMKTKASRQKAFSTCSSHLIVVTLFYGSLICVYLLPETKTLKELHKTFSLFYTVFTPMLNPLIYSLRNREIKAALARTATKIVNVAHCQCNS